TTATCAAACCAGCAACAGGGAAAAAAAATTATTCTTAATGGTCGTTCTTTGCCCGTTTCTTGGCGACAGTGGACAGCAGGAAATAATACCAGAATCGCCATGAGTGACACGGGAGCAGGACAATTATTCGGCATGGATTTTCTTAGCACAAATGATCCTAAAAAGCAACCGATAAACTGGTTTAATTTACAAACTTTATCGGCTAATTTAGTCGATTCCGATCGCTGGCTGGATGTTACGGATATTTTACTAACAATGGGGGCAACAACCACTATTAATGGCGATAGTTTAACTATTAACTTTCCTGCTCCCCAGATTCAAGATATTCAGCTAGAAAATTATGGAGCAGTACAAAGGATTATTATTCAACTCGATCGCCCGACCTTTTGGCAAGTTAGTCAGGCAAAAAATCAAGCAGTGATTACCCTAGAAGGAAATGCCCAACAATCGCTCATCTCTAGGTTTCAACCCAAAACTATCAGCAACAGTAACCCAAATAACGATGAAGATGATCTAGGAAACTCTAATAATAACTTACCCACTCAGATCACTTCCTTAGAAAATAATGGGGTGATCAGTCGTTTAAAAATTAACCTTCCCACTGCCTACGGATTACAGATCGGCAGTGTGGCTAATCCTTCCCGAATTATCATTGATTCTCGTCCCGATGCTATGGATGAAAAGCGCATTGTTTGGCAACCAGGGTTAATCTGGAATCAAAAATATATCCAGTTAGATCAAGATTGGTTTCCCGTGACTTGGTTAGAAATCGATCCCAGAAATCCTCAGATAACTATTAAACCAATCACCGCTAATTCCACCTCAATGCGCGGCACTAATCCCCTGATCACGATTAATAGCGAAAGTAACGCAGTAGCGATGATTAATGGCGGCTTTTTTAATCGTAATAATCAGTTACCTTTGGGGGCAATTCGTGTGGATGGCAAATGGTTATCTGGACCAATTTTAAACCGAGGAGCGATCGCATGGGATAATCGTGGTAAAATCAGGATCGATCGCCTCAGTTTAGAGGAAACCCTCATTACTGCCACCGGACAACGTTTTCCCCTAACCCAGTTAAATAGTGCTTTCCTGACAGCCGGCTGCAGTCGTTATACTCGCGATTGGGGGAGTAATTATCATCCCCTCACCGAGCGCGAAACCGGGTTAGTCGTCCAAGGCGATCGCGTGACGGAGAAATTAAATAATCTTTTGCCACAGGATAGTATAGAAATACCGGAAAATGGCTATTTAGTCATCTGCCGAAAGACAGATATTAATTTAAAGATTGGTGAGACAGTCAATCTCGATAGCGTCACCCTACCGAGGGATTTTGCTAATTATCCCCAGATTTTAGGTGCAGGTCCCCTATTATTGCAGAATGGACGCATAGTTTTAGATGGAAATGCCGAAAAATTTAGTCCGGCATTCCAAAATCAACAGGCTTCCCGCAGTGCGATCGCAGTTAACCAAGAAGGAAAAATTTTGCTAGTGGCTATCCATAATCGCGTCGGGGGAAGGGGGGCAACTTTAGGCGAATTAGCCCGAATTTTGCTGTTAATGGCGGCAACAGACGGTTTAAACCTAGATGGGGGTAGTTCCACTGGGATAGCCTTGGCGGGTTATCTGCTCGATCGCTCTGCCGTTACCGCCGCAAAAGTCCATAATGGAATAGGGATATTTTTATCCCCGTCTCCTTGACAGGTGTGAAAACAATGGATAATAGCGACTGGATTAAACAATTGCTGCTGATGGGTATTGGCACTACTTCCATGGTGGCAGAAAAGATCAAAGAAGTGAGCGATGAATTAGTAAAAGACGGTAAAATCAACTCCGATCAGGCTAAAAACTTTGTCGATGATCTGATGACACAGATGAAGTCTGAACAGGGGAGCTTCGAGAATAACTTAGAACGCTAT
This Microcystis wesenbergii NRERC-220 DNA region includes the following protein-coding sequences:
- a CDS encoding phosphodiester glycosidase family protein; its protein translation is MKLNYLTIKSICLTVTSLIIIGSPAISLADHRSPITLASRDLSNQQQGKKIILNGRSLPVSWRQWTAGNNTRIAMSDTGAGQLFGMDFLSTNDPKKQPINWFNLQTLSANLVDSDRWLDVTDILLTMGATTTINGDSLTINFPAPQIQDIQLENYGAVQRIIIQLDRPTFWQVSQAKNQAVITLEGNAQQSLISRFQPKTISNSNPNNDEDDLGNSNNNLPTQITSLENNGVISRLKINLPTAYGLQIGSVANPSRIIIDSRPDAMDEKRIVWQPGLIWNQKYIQLDQDWFPVTWLEIDPRNPQITIKPITANSTSMRGTNPLITINSESNAVAMINGGFFNRNNQLPLGAIRVDGKWLSGPILNRGAIAWDNRGKIRIDRLSLEETLITATGQRFPLTQLNSAFLTAGCSRYTRDWGSNYHPLTERETGLVVQGDRVTEKLNNLLPQDSIEIPENGYLVICRKTDINLKIGETVNLDSVTLPRDFANYPQILGAGPLLLQNGRIVLDGNAEKFSPAFQNQQASRSAIAVNQEGKILLVAIHNRVGGRGATLGELARILLLMAATDGLNLDGGSSTGIALAGYLLDRSAVTAAKVHNGIGIFLSPSP
- a CDS encoding phasin family protein, with translation MDNSDWIKQLLLMGIGTTSMVAEKIKEVSDELVKDGKINSDQAKNFVDDLMTQMKSEQGSFENNLERYIRQILQDLGVPRQSEMDELRGRIDRLERQVRDLENKLWR